Proteins found in one Vulpes vulpes isolate BD-2025 chromosome 13, VulVul3, whole genome shotgun sequence genomic segment:
- the LOC140594985 gene encoding uncharacterized protein — translation MRNRAAPGRPPPPPPPPPCTGGPGSRRSRPLPPRPPPGPPAPSAALLRARGPAGRAREPRRRPVRAPGRREAGGGRRGGRRGGRRGGHVGPRPEVRARRRGAVRVRPAARPGARAPGGTRGGAAGVGAAGGLGPCAGRGGGRRPEGQGGRADGGLEARRDAGMQGAPRGPSLITCLLAPLTVRGQQMTDGRCAQRREDGDPWESREGREWPGPVAPPSLLPVASTASS, via the coding sequence ATGCGGAACCGCGCCGCCCCGGGGagaccgccgccgccgccaccgccgccgccgtgCACGGGCGGCCCCGGCAGCCGCCGCTCGCGCCCGctccccccgcgcccgccgcccggcccgccAGCTCCCTCCGCCGCTCTGCTCCGGGCGCGGGGACCCGCCGGGCGCGCGCGGGAGCCGAGACGCCGGCCCGTGCGCGCGCctgggaggcgggaggcgggaggcgggaggcggggcgggaggcggggcgggaggaggggcggtCACGTGGGCCCGCGGCCGGAGGTGCGGGCTCGCAGGCGCGGGGCTGTGCGCGtccgccccgccgcgcgcccgggCGCCCGGGCCCCTGGGGGCACACGCGGCGGGGCCGCCGGAGTCGGCGCGGCGGGCGGCCTGGGGCcctgcgcggggcggggcggcgggcggcggccggaagggcagggcgggcgggcggaTGGAGGGCTGGAGGCTCGGAGGGATGCAGGGATGCAGGGAGCCCCGCGCGGCCCGAGCCTCATCACGTGCCTGCTGGCTCCGCTGACAGTGCGAGGGCAGCAGATGACTGACGGTCGCTGCGCTCAGCGACGGGAAGACGGAGACCCCTGGGAGTCCCGGGAGGGACGGGAATGGCCGGGACCAGTGGCGCCCCCCAGCCTGTTGCCTGTGGCGTCCACAGCTTCCTCCTAA